The sequence TTCGCAATCCGATTGGCGACTTTTGCTAAAGTTTTGGTTGTAGCAATACCGATAGATATAGGAATACCGGTAAATTGTTGAACCTTCTGTTTGATTTCGCGACTGTAAGCGGTTAAATCTTGATTTGTAAAACTAGTAAAATCAAGGAAAGCTTCGTCAATGGAATAAATTTCTAACTCTGGCGTATATTCAGCCAAACATTGCATTACTCTTTGGGACATATCACCGTACAAAGTGTAATTTGAAGAGAGAATAGCTAAATTATATTTATCGCGATATTCCCGCAATTTAAAAGCAGGTTCGCCCATTTTTATTCCCAAAGCTTTGGCTTCGTTTGAACGTGCGACTACACAACCATCGTTATTAGATAAAACTACAACCGGACGATTTTCTAATTTAGGATTAAAAACACGTTCGCAAGAACAATAAAAATTATTGCAGTCAACTAAAGCGATGATTTGAGACATTTTGATTTATAAAATTTGGGTTATTGATTACTTGTATAGGTAAGTGTATGAAACATCAAATATTAACTTCACCCTACCTTGAACTTCCCTCTCCTTGCTAAGGAGAGGGATTGAGGGTGAGGTTTTTAGCCTTACCGAACTAATTCGTGAATTACTTTAGTAACCACACCCCAAATACTAAAATCAATATCTTCTGTAATTTTGATATTTTTTTCTGTATAACTAGTCTTGATATATATTTCTTGCTTGATTTTGATAAATTTTCTCACAGTTAACTCTCCATTAAACACAGCAATAATGATTGAATTATGCTGAGCTTCAATGCTGCGATCGACGATTAA comes from Rivularia sp. PCC 7116 and encodes:
- a CDS encoding LexA family transcriptional regulator, with protein sequence MSAGFPSPAQDYLEGTLDLNSYLVKHPAATFFMRMTGDAMADAGIYDGDLLIVDRSIEAQHNSIIIAVFNGELTVRKFIKIKQEIYIKTSYTEKNIKITEDIDFSIWGVVTKVIHELVR